In Blattabacteriaceae bacterium, one genomic interval encodes:
- a CDS encoding sigma-54 factor interaction domain-containing protein has translation MANNNESLKALASQAKLDPAFRKMLIESGNESLVRDLDEVSDKTNTEVWLNKFITNNSKMIELKEHVRKLAPLNDPILIFGETGTGKELLAHALHGERKGKFIAINCAGLPEHLVESELFGHDKNSFTGALKDKTGLMEEAQDGTIFLDEIGDLAMPMQAKLLRAIQEKKIRKVGSNEERLINCRVVSATHRDLEFWVQLDKFREDLFYRISTFILKPSSLKQRSGDISKIIESLDKEEQEIEDYEEFSSLIDPSKLSGNVRSLQQIYRRYIILGTKPHE, from the coding sequence ATGGCAAATAATAATGAAAGTCTAAAAGCTCTAGCATCACAAGCTAAGCTTGATCCAGCATTCAGAAAAATGCTTATAGAATCTGGTAATGAATCTCTAGTAAGAGACTTAGATGAAGTTTCAGATAAAACAAATACAGAAGTTTGGTTAAATAAGTTTATTACAAACAATTCTAAAATGATAGAATTAAAAGAACATGTTAGAAAATTAGCCCCATTAAATGATCCAATTTTGATATTTGGTGAGACTGGAACAGGAAAAGAATTACTTGCTCATGCTCTTCACGGCGAACGTAAAGGAAAATTTATAGCAATTAATTGTGCTGGTTTACCAGAACATCTTGTAGAATCTGAATTATTTGGGCATGATAAGAATTCTTTTACTGGTGCTCTTAAAGATAAAACTGGATTAATGGAAGAAGCACAAGATGGAACTATTTTTCTGGATGAAATAGGTGATCTAGCTATGCCAATGCAAGCTAAATTATTAAGAGCAATACAGGAGAAGAAAATAAGAAAAGTAGGTTCTAATGAAGAGCGTCTTATAAACTGTAGAGTTGTAAGTGCTACACATAGAGATTTAGAATTTTGGGTTCAGCTTGATAAATTTAGAGAAGACCTTTTCTATCGGATTTCTACTTTTATACTTAAGCCATCAAGTTTAAAACAAAGAAGTGGCGACATAAGTAAAATTATAGAATCTTTAGATAAAGAAGAACAAGAAATTGAAGATTATGAAGAGTTTTCATCTTTAATTGATCCTAGTAAATTGAGTGGCAATGTTAGAAGTCTCCAGCAAATCTATAGAAGATATATAATCTTAGGAACAAAACCACACGAATAG